The Vespula vulgaris chromosome 4, iyVesVulg1.1, whole genome shotgun sequence genome has a segment encoding these proteins:
- the LOC127062905 gene encoding odorant receptor Or2-like — MVYLAKYGLHMFQLENIKCLIIRIQRNWNLLIDEKELEIMEEYTQKGKKFTFICLILSCFTIIVLLTWTSFLFISDILLPLNGSHRLECPFVAEYFIDEEVYYYPILLHMYTIFLVGLIVVIATEAFYTICVQHACGLFHIVGYRFEQVFNESILNSISLSRKSFEIENSIVRAINSHQNAIEFVDHMNSCFSNSYFILTILGAISLIMNCTDILQAMNPNKNYNLISASVRVLNAFVRIVNIICYMFGIFYYGQKLIDCSTNILEKAYTIPWYLTSSKIKLSLMMVLQRSLKKSTLFIGNLFPMSLELFGTILKTTSCYITTLHALQY, encoded by the exons ATGGTATATCTTGCGAAGTATGGTCTTCACATGTTTCAACTTGAaaac ATAAAGTGTCTTATTATACGAATTCAACGTAATTGGAATTTATTGATCGACGAGAAGGAACTCGAAATCATGGAAGAATATACgcaaaagggaaaaaaatttacCTTCATCTGTCTAa ttTTGTCCTGCTTTACGATTATCGTACTGCTGACTTGGACgagttttttgtttatttccgATATACTCTTACCATTAAACGGATCTCATCGATTGGAATGTCCGTTTGTGGCGGAATATTTCATAGACGAGGAggtttattattatcctattttactacatatgtatacgataTTTCTCGTTGGACTGATTGTTGTTATTGCGACTGAAGCATTTTATACTATATGCGTGCAACATGCCTGTGGTCTTTTTCATATCGTTGG atatcgTTTCGAGCAAGTATTCAACGAGAGtattttaaattctatttcatTATCGAGAAAGAGTTTTGAAATCGAGAACTCGATCGTTCGTGCTATTAATTCGCATCAAAATGCTATTga GTTCGTCGATCATATGAATTCCTGTTTCTCAAATTCTTATTTCATCTTGACGATTTTGGGCGCCATATCTCTAATTATGAATTGCACTGAC ATTTTACAAGCTATGAATCCGAATAAGAATTATAATCTGATTAGTGCTTCTGTTCGTGTACTTAATGCTTTTGTACGTATCGTTAATATCATTTGTTATATGTTTGgcatattttattatggaCAGAAACTCATAGATTGTAGTACCAATATTTTAGAGAAAGC atatactatTCCTTGGTATCTGACATCTTCGAAGATAAAACTTTCTTTAATGATGGTTTTGCAAAGAAGCTTGAAGAAATCCACTTTATTTATTGGCAATTTATTTCCTATGTCGTTGGAATTATTTGGAACG atCTTAAAAACGACGTCTTGTTACATTACGACACTTCATGCATTGCAATATTGA